A segment of the Solanum lycopersicum chromosome 9, SLM_r2.1 genome:
TTGAGATGTCTGGATCCACAAGGTATAAGGAGGAAGACGCAATTTCATGTTAGAAGGGCATTTGCCATCGCGGGTGAATACCTTAGAGAAAGAATGGAAGATATCGAAAATAGTGATGAGAGAAAAAAGGATTATTTAGATGTACTTCTTCGATATCGTGGTGATGGTGTTGAGGGGCCTTCTAGGTTTTCATCTCAAACGATTAATACCATACTTTTTGTAAGTAATACTCTATATTATGCtcgtatattttaaaatttaacttatatataccGTACTATAACATGTTCTATTATCAAGTTACTAACATCATTTGTTGGTAGTTAAATGAGTCcaataataatgattatttattattacctaatgatttcaaaatttaaattatcttGTTGGATATGATTTTGGTGTTCAATAACCACCAAATAATAAAGCAaattaacaatattattttgttgggGTACACTTTGTGTGATGGTCCTATTTATTTGGGTTGGggaaaaagaatatatcaaaCTCAGCCCAACTATTTGGCAATAAGTTTGTATTTAAACATGATATACACTAAGTAATGAAAAAAACTCTCCAAATGGATATCAAAAGTgcttattttaaacaaaaatttaccATCAATACATTTAGGGGATTTATACTTTGAAGTTTCATTAAGAGGTTTTAAGTTTCTCTTAATTAGTGGTATacgttttgtttttaaaaacgCGATTTTGGTTGaagatataattaaataaataaaagcataCTAtagcctatatatatatatatatcacaagattaaagtgtttgattttgtctttttttattaGGAGATGTTCACAGCAGGGACAGATACAACTACAAGTACATTAGAATGGGCAATGGCTGAGCTACTCCACAACCCTACTACTCTCCAAAAAGTTCAAGATGAGTTAAGAAGAGTCATCAACCCCTCGAAAAAGCTAgaagaagaagacttggacAAACTTTCTTACTTAAACGCGGTGATCAAAGAAACCCTAAGGTTACACCCTCCACTTCCATTCTTAGTCCCACACATGGCCATGGACTCTTGTAACATGTTAGGTTATCACATCCCAAAAGAAACACAAATTCTTGTTAACGTTTGGGCGATTGGTAGGGATCCAAAGACGTGGAAAGATCCTTTGAAATTCAAGCCAGAGAGATTCTTGGAACCTAACATGGTAGATTATAAAGGTCATCATTTTGAGTTCATACCATTTGGTTCTGGTCGAAGAATGTGCCCTGCCGTTCCCCTTGCTTCTCGTATGTTACCACTTACTTTAGGGTCAATTCTACACAAGTTTGATTGGGTCTTAGCTAATGGAGTGAAACCACAAGATTTGGACATGAATGAAAGAATGGGGATGACTTTGAAGAAAGCAATTCCATTAAAGGCTATACCATGTTTGTACATAAAAAATATCCCCCAAAggacaaaaaaataagaataagtagaagTTATAGCTCAAATTGTAAGGGAGAAGACTCAAGTACCCCTTAGATTATGATcgaattaactaaattaaggttctattattcccctgaatttatttttttagtactTTTGTACACCTTTTAGCTTATGTGGCACACCCCGTGACTCCAAGCAGTTGAGGCGCGTGGGATATATTTAGATATCATATAAGCCaaaaaggtgtacaaaattttcaaaaaaaaatgaattcagagGGCTAATAGGATCTTGATTTAGTCAAGATGTGTTTCTATAGAGATTTTGGTCATAGTTTAGGCAGATACTTCTACCTTTTCCCCCAAATTGTAATTGTACACCTTTGAGCATGATTCAATGTATGtggtgttttttattttattttgagatgtcattatacaattattatatacatactAGAGACATATGAGTTCATACAAGAAGTTTTATGaagatatttcaaatatttgagaaaCATTACCCCATTAGAAATATTTGAGAACttttatttaagtaaaaatgaaatatttcagTCACAATATGAGAAATAGCTATGGTATTGGATTATTTGCACAAGATAGCCTCTCTTTTTTTGGcaactatttaaattttgtccctaaatataagttatataaatgtaattttcatAGTAATGTGTtcgaaaattattttccttccaCATGTAGGACTTCATCAAACATAGATGTAGGCGTACGTATCGTAATGTTTATCTGAATTTAATAACtttaactcaaaatatttacaaaacaaatacaaataGGCGTACGTATCGTAATGTTCTATGTTGTATTATTCACATTTGGTGTTTATATCAAGTCAATAAATTCATAAGACGTGTTTTTACATAGACTTTTAACACTTAATCATATGATTGATTAACATATGTTCTCACCTCATTAAATCATTCAACCTATAATAAATTTACACAAGACTTTCAACCAAACCAATACTaattcatgagaaaaattataaa
Coding sequences within it:
- the LOC101247153 gene encoding iridoid oxidase-like — protein: MEYEILGLLLLLLAWAAWAILTERRQRRLEEYGRLPPGPRWWQLLANIFQSGFAPHVSFAKLANKHGPMMTLWLGSMTTIVISSNEVAREMFKNHDIVLAGRKIYESMKGDIGNEGSLITNQYGPQWRMLRRLCTTEFFITSRLDAMRGVRTKCIDQMLEFMEDAANSSTTSIDVGRFFFLMSFNLIGNLMISKDLVDPTSDRGAKFFYHAGKVMEYAGKPNIADYFTILRCLDPQGIRRKTQFHVRRAFAIAGEYLRERMEDIENSDERKKDYLDVLLRYRGDGVEGPSRFSSQTINTILFEMFTAGTDTTTSTLEWAMAELLHNPTTLQKVQDELRRVINPSKKLEEEDLDKLSYLNAVIKETLRLHPPLPFLVPHMAMDSCNMLGYHIPKETQILVNVWAIGRDPKTWKDPLKFKPERFLEPNMVDYKGHHFEFIPFGSGRRMCPAVPLASRMLPLTLGSILHKFDWVLANGVKPQDLDMNERMGMTLKKAIPLKAIPCLYIKNIPQRTKK